Genomic window (Phragmites australis chromosome 21, lpPhrAust1.1, whole genome shotgun sequence):
CTTGTAAGTTAAATTATAGTATTATTTGTATcattcattttttaaaaaaaaaatcatgattattttgatagtgttttaaattttaatagcaatggaacatatttttttattttttaacatgtcacgtcaataatctatttttataatttttaaatgaatgtctatttttataattttttattttcgaaatataataaaaataataaaagctCGGCAGCGGACTGCGGACGCGTGTGGTCGTGGATGGTCTCATGACGGACGGGTGGATGTGCGCGCCGGCGAAAGCGATGCGAGTGAGCAGTAGGGCACCAGCGGGCCGGCGCTCGTGGCCTGTTCTTGTTGTTTTGGCGTGCCAAACGGGGCAAAAATGCTGTAAACCTCGGCGTCTTATCGAGGTTTCCTATGTGATTTTGAAACTTGCCTGGAAGTTTGCAAGTTTCCAGGTGTTTTACCTTCTTGTCTCTGGCATACCTCTCCTTGTGCCGGATCTTTTGCCTCTGCCGTCTTCGGTAAGGTATGGGGATGATTGATCCGAACTGTGGATGCAAGTGGTACTCAATGGTAGTTCATATTTTACTTAATTTAATTAGGTAAAAGTGAATCTCTAATTtattgtttttagtttttaatcGATCTAAAAATACAATACTTACAATCTTACATATCTAATCGGAACAGTCTTACACTAAGAACATAAATGGAAATTGTGCAGTTGTTTCAAAAGGGGAAAACAGAAATTGCTTATTTatatatctctactacttaaaaaatatatagtgatTCCAGCATCAGTTTTAACATTTATTTGCACTATTATCCAACTGTTATATAGATCGGTCCTAAGATTTGTATGTTGAAAACTCATGTggatatattgtctaattttacACTAGATTTTGGCTCTAAGCTTCGCTCGGTGTATGCTCTTATTATGATATCTTATTTTTTCTGTTGTGCTATTCTATTCAAGTTACAACCAAAGTGAATCTTAATGTATCTGTAAGTAGAAAATACAAGCTCACCTTTCTATACATGTCCCAAGCTCCCATGCATGATACCACTTCTTTTATTTTCACTTCCGTTAAAAAAAATTCCCGTTACAACGCACAACCATTCAACTAGTCATTCTAATAATCCCAAAGAACAGAAGATGAGTCGAATTTTGTCTTCTCCTTTAGTACTTAATAACAGCTGCCATTGTGCTTGACAAGAGAGACGATCTAAGGTGACAGCCTGATACACGGACTGCTTGCGATAACAATATTTCTGCAACCTGAAAATGTCACTAATGAGCAGCGTCCAGATTCGCGCTGACACCAGATGTTGAATTTAGGAGAGCGACAGGCAAAAACTACAGGCTATTATGTGGTTTATTCTAAGCTTTTCGTCAGATTAGGCCTGTGAGGTCACTGACTGGATAAGATACACAGTACAAACTGTATGGCACGGCAGCATAACTAAAACAGCACCACTCACAACTCACTCTGATCAAATAGCACTCAGGTATAGGATTTCCAGAGGAAAGGTAGCCTTGCATTCCCTATGTTGTTATTTTACACTCATAGCATGCTCTATTCCTAGgggaggtggagaagaagaaactaaggaGATACACAAAACTGGTGCAAAACAAACATgggaagaacaacaaagaaaagaatgaaatcaCTGTTAGCTCCCATGCCCACTGCAGGTCAGCCTCCGTATCCATCCATCTGCAGCGCCCCAGCGATGAGCAACACCAGTGTATGCTTGAGCTGAAAAGAGGTCAGCTAATCTGTACAAGACCTCTTCACACTTCTACGATTGTCTGCATCTTTCAATAACTTCAGTAACAGCTGAATATGTTTCCCGTGTCATCATGTTGAGCTGCAAATGAAATGCCTGCAGGAGTACATGATGGATGGATAAATCACTAAGCGACACCGGTCAAAGTCGCAGAAACATATCAAAAGATGGGAATAAGAGAAATTGGGTTAACTGAAAATTAAGTGCTAGAGCAGTCACATATCTAGATAACATGCAAAAGGATAATGAAGGGAAAAGGTTCCTAGATAGATGCAAACTACATACAGCATACGGGTGACATCTGTGGACAAGAGAAATCAATGGTAGTTCATATATCTTTCAAAGTTTTCCAAGACGGTAGTTCAGAAATTTTGGACATACCACAAATTTCTCTAGCACGGGTACAAGAATCTTTAAGCTGTTGTTCGGTAGGCAACTGGAAATGGCTCCTCGAACCTTCATGCTGTTGCAGAAGACAGTTCAGAAGTTATACACCAAGGGGCTGACATTATAATCATTTAAAAATTAAGAAAACATTACAAAACATCGCAGATTACAAACCTTTCTGTTGAAAGAAAGGCAAGCAGGAGAGCTGCATAGGCCTCCACGATCATCATTTCAGCTTCACGTGCTCCTTGCAACAAAGACTCTTCATCGTCCTGACATTTACAAGCAAAAATCAAACATCGATTTGTAAAaagtcataaaatatgcaattaTGCATTGCTAGGTAGTATGTATAACACATACAAGGCACACATATTGCATTGCCAATGAAGAACCAAAAGGTACTAATATGCTCAATGTTTCAACTATAAATTGTAAGTAAAGATTTTGGCCACCTCTGTCTAAATATCTGGTTATGTTTCTGGTGTTTCTTTTGTCAACACAAGCTACCAAATGATACTATCTGTGATTAAATTGGTAGGTAAACAACAGGGTACAAAACTGTTGGTAGAGAAAAATGGTGATGGCTTTAAAGAGAGATTGATGCTTCGACAGGAGGGTGCAAGGCGGGGGAAGGAGATagataaaacaaaacattgtaGCTCATAATAATTGGAAGAATCACACATTTCAAATGGGATGGCAGTGACTCCTGTCTATACGTATATGATGTTTAGCTAATTGCCAACATTAGAAAACTAGGCATGAGCTAGACCAGACTGCACGTGAACATTAAATGGCAGCCGGTCATTGGCAACTTTATACTATGTGCATCAGTTCTCATTGCCATTTGCCAAGTACACAAATATCTTTCTTTTTCAAAAGCAAGCAGGTAATCATTACCTAGTTTTCTAATGTTGCAATGTATAAAAACTTGAAACATAGAATTACCGGTGATATCGCTCCAGCAGCTTCCCCGGCACCTTGGCTCGCTAAGAATATTGAACAGAGGAGAGGTATGACATCCCTCTGTGCCTCTTTACTATCTGGATTTTGATATAGATTGACTGAAACACGGGCAGACGCAAGCCGTACCCTGTAGCCAGGTTATGAAGGAAGAGCCATTTAGAATTACAAAAACAGTGAGATGATGTATCGAAATGTTCCTGACCCAAAGAAACTGGGAGAACATTAACATGGATATAAATTAAGCAAATGTAAAGGAGACAAGTAAAGGGCTTACCTATTAAGGCTATCTTTCTCCACAAGGTTGACAAGCAAGCCCAATATGGCAACCAGAAAATCAAGTTCATGGTCTCGCAATTGCTTAGTTTtgacttgaggtgctttgctgtTCTGGGAAGATGATTGATCTTCACTAACATTGACATCTCGACTAGATGACAGATCTTTCATTTGATGGTTCTTGTCCATAGAGAAATCAAATGAGGGGAAATGCTTAATTATCAAGGAGGCCATGGTGTTAAGTCCACCACATGAAGCAATCTGTTCGCAACCAGATGGGTTGTCATTTGCCAAGTTCATAAGAACCTGCCAGAAAATTAATGGAAGATGTTAGAAACCAGATACTGCATACTACAGATTTTGCTTCAGACTCCTTCCCTAAACTTCCCACCAAGAAGACATCTCACAAACATTTAATATAAGGCATAGATGGTGAATGTTCCTACGATGGATATGAAAGTACAAATTCATACGAGGAATAGAGTGCCAATGTTTGGCAAGCTGTATTGAAAAATCTCGTCAATTGGCACCCATTTGAAGGATACACAACTTGCATTTCTTTTGACCAAAATTTAACAGATGTCAGATAACAAATGTCACACAACCAAGAGAACATATGCTCTACTGCAGATTGCAGAAGAGacaagaaagatcaaaagaaaaaaattaattacctTAACGGATGCCAAAAGGCAGTCTTCCAAAACACTGGACTCATCTTCAACATTAGAATGAGACGTTGCACCTGACTGGTGAATATCTTCAGGTTCACATGATTCATGACTTCCAATTGCTGCAGTCCCACAATCATCCAGCACTTTTCGGTTTCGTCGTTTTGATTGCTTCTGTGGTGATTTCTTTTTTGGACCAAATAGTTCCCAATTTGAAGGTCCCTGATCAACATCATCAAATGCAAACGGATCATCACCACCACTGCTCAAATCACCGTTTGCAATTTCAGATAGACGGCGTCTTTTTGCCATTTCACTGGAGTTCCCATCAGAAGTATGTGCTTTTATAGAAATCCATCCACTTGAGCCTCTAATTGGATAAGATTTAGAACGATCCTTTCTTACATTCAGCTTCAAACCAAAACCATTGCTGTGTTTCTCACCAAATGAACCACTTGGTGCCCCGTTGCTGGAAATAGATGGAGAACAGTCGAGTGTCTTTTGTGACAGACAAATATCACTACTAGAAGAGATAGTGATATGAGAACCTTCTGGTTTGGAGGATGAGCAATTTTGGCGTCTTTGATTCAGCAAAAGGCTCCTTTTCTTTGAATTCTTGCACTTTCCATGATCATTCAATAAAGTTGCACCTTTGCTGTCTGTTGCACATGCAATATTGAACATGTAACTATATTAAACTTGTAGTGGGATCAAATATTTTAGACCTTTTGTATTAAATCAGAAAGGGGCAATACAATTCTAAAAAGAGGATAGTGTTGTCTATTACCAGAGCAGCCCCCATTGGAAACTTTAGAAGATTTTGGATCTGTCTTGCTGGAAACAGTGGAAGAGTTCTGAAGAAGGGAGAGAGCTGCAGCAAACAAAACTAGCCATCAAATTGCAAGTTGTCAAAGGGGTGTTGAGTGTTACATTTAGCTGTGAGTTGTAAAAATATTAGATTATTAAGTAAAATTACCTGACAATAATTCAATAGTACTGATAATAACACCAACAAAAGAAAGTGAGGGGCACTTAGGGCTCACTTTTCTACTCATGCCGAGCAAATGGGTCTGGAAGGAACAAAAAAGAATTAAGAGTTTAGAACACTTTGTAcagaaacaaaaacaataatGGTTAGCAGAGTACAATGTAACACTAATATCACACAGAAGAAGCACGAAAAATGTTGTACAGAAGAAGCAAGATAGAAGAAATTGAATTGACAAGATATGGAATATAACCTTGTTATAGTCACTTAGAAATGTTGCATTCTCCAAAATTTTCAAGCATTTCAAGAGGAGTGAAGCACTTTGCAAAGGTGTTCCTTCCTTTAGGTCCACGGCCACAGTGGGGGTATCCTTTACAAGTCTCTGATACACAAAGTTTGCAACCAGAGGCATATCATTATTGCAGTCATTTGCTCAAGCACGGTGCTAAGATTGCATATCAACGTCAAATGGGCGAAATGGCCACACAGAATATGTTGATACAGGGGCAAACGATATACAGATCAGGACCCTTGGTGTTCAAATATGAAAATCAGAAATACAGCAGGTACTATAGTTACTTGCATATTCAGGAAAGGCAAGTATCACTAGAAATGTAATACTTGATAGAACAATAGTCACTTAATGTCTCCATTCAATGGAATCTGTACCAAGTATTATCATATTGGGAGCAAATAATGATTAGAGGTTCAACGTTCAAGAGTATTACTTGATTGTTTCTCCAAAATGGTACCGCTACTCACTGTAAGATTATATTTAGAATACAAACTTTTCAATCAAAGCAATTTTCACAACAAAACTTGTGCTGCAGCATGATTTTCAGGCATtgaaaatattcttcttttaagcTGCGGCTTCAAGCTATTGGGCTTAAATTGTACAAGGTTCAAAAGGTGCAAATATCCTTCAGCATAGCAAAATAAAATTGTCAACTTAATAGATTTTGTCTGAACCTGTTATAAAACAAACATAATATATAAACAAGATCTTACCTCCAGTTCTGAATGACAATTCACTATAACATCAAAGATACTATCAAGACCCCCTGACTCCCTTAATGTTTCTTTGAAATCTCCCCCAAGTTTGGTCACCATATCAGATGTCTCTGAAAAAATAAACATTTGAAAGGAATAACAGTTAAGCCTGATGATAGCAAAACAGATTTATTAAAGCTAAGCAAAACAGAAGTACTCCAAATTCTAAAAAAGTTGTCAATTAAACAAGTGAAACAAGGGTCGGACAAAGGTGTCCATGTAAAGTTGTAAACATGAGGTACTTAACTTATGATTTGAATTTACTGTTTTGATTAATATAATGACAGTTCTAAAAGTAAATCGTGATCAGGAAAGTTGATTAAAGAACTTACCCTCTAGCGCAACAGCAGACAAGCATGCTTTTTCCATTGTCAACAAAGCAAGCCACTTTGAACACAATTCTGGCCTTGTTGTTTTCTTGTCATCTCTGTCTAGTGGCTTGATCTCTTTGCAGCTCAAGAGGATTTCTTCAACTTTTGAAAGTATGTCCTCTGAACTAGAGTCAGCATCCTTATTTGAGCCGTTAAGCATATGACATTTACTGATTCCCAGAAGTTTGGAACCTATAGATGGTGCTTTGGCATCATCCACATTCACTGGAGGGTTTAATAATTTAAGAAGGAAATGGACACAAGTTTCTGAATCCAGCAAATGATTGTCTTGGACCTGAATAACAACAAGAAAAGGGGGGAACGACAATAAGCATAGCTCAGACTAAAGCGAATCTTCATCAAAAGtattaaaagagaaaaaatgttGGGTAATTAAATCTCATACAGCAAGAGATATAGGTCAAGATAATGAAAAGGCAAAATATAAACACTGCCTGAGATCTACTTCCGAATAAATTCTAGTTCACTTTCCTTAAAAACTAGGAGTAAAAGTATGGTGTTGTTTATTTCATTTTCTCTTGTATGACATGTCAGTCTTGCAAACATGAAAACAAGTGACTACTTCCAAGACAAAAAAGTAACTGTGTAGTAGAAATAAATAGGGGAAAATGCAGAAACCCACCTGCAAGTTTGGGGGTTTGTCAAAAGAAACCCTACAACTTTTTCTCCAAACTCACACCCGCAACTTTTGGAGGTTTGTCAAATAAACTATGACTGTTGACCGCACGATGTGGTGCTTGTGTGACTTCCTAGGGTTACTAGGATGGTGTAGCAATACCTAGCGTCGCTTCTGACAGGGACTATTTAAATTGGCATAGCATTTCATTATCTGGGCTCCCTATTCACATACTTTTGAATATTCATCCTATTTAAGAGTGGAAAATCAAAGTGGCGGATCCAATTTAATGGTTCAGGAGAATGAAAAATCATTCTAGAAGCCACCATGGCACCATGTCATTTTGGAAGCCACACAAGCACCGTATCATGCGGTCAAACAACACTAGGGGGTATTTGACACCAAATAAGAGTTGCAGGGGGTTAACCAACAAAAAACAAGTTGTAGGGTGGTTGACAAACCCCCAAAGTTGCAGGTGGGTCTTTGCAATTTTcccaaataaataattttctacCTTGTAATCAGCTTTGTGACTTTGAAATAGAATAAGAAGTTAATATGCATAACAAAATGCCATACAC
Coding sequences:
- the LOC133903327 gene encoding wings apart-like protein 2 codes for the protein MIMRTYGRRSRSFSDGGGGDSSSQDAFDFDGDDLDALGSSASQTLPLPPSQECSSMWDFDEDPPPSPPPRPEGRRRGKGGGRWELAEPAAAPTATLMEAEEYGEMMESVDEVTFALDGLRATAPRRTRRASLLALIGICASAERRRVLRAQGLVLQIIEAILVLNIDDSPCAIAAGALLFVLASDVQDNHLLDSETCVHFLLKLLNPPVNVDDAKAPSIGSKLLGISKCHMLNGSNKDADSSSEDILSKVEEILLSCKEIKPLDRDDKKTTRPELCSKWLALLTMEKACLSAVALEETSDMVTKLGGDFKETLRESGGLDSIFDVIVNCHSELERLVKDTPTVAVDLKEGTPLQSASLLLKCLKILENATFLSDYNKTHLLGMSRKVSPKCPSLSFVGVIISTIELLSALSLLQNSSTVSSKTDPKSSKVSNGGCSDSKGATLLNDHGKCKNSKKRSLLLNQRRQNCSSSKPEGSHITISSSSDICLSQKTLDCSPSISSNGAPSGSFGEKHSNGFGLKLNVRKDRSKSYPIRGSSGWISIKAHTSDGNSSEMAKRRRLSEIANGDLSSGGDDPFAFDDVDQGPSNWELFGPKKKSPQKQSKRRNRKVLDDCGTAAIGSHESCEPEDIHQSGATSHSNVEDESSVLEDCLLASVKVLMNLANDNPSGCEQIASCGGLNTMASLIIKHFPSFDFSMDKNHQMKDLSSSRDVNVSEDQSSSQNSKAPQVKTKQLRDHELDFLVAILGLLVNLVEKDSLNRVRLASARVSVNLYQNPDSKEAQRDVIPLLCSIFLASQGAGEAAGAISPDDEESLLQGAREAEMMIVEAYAALLLAFLSTESMKVRGAISSCLPNNSLKILVPVLEKFVAFHLQLNMMTRETYSAVTEVIERCRQS